One Fusarium oxysporum f. sp. lycopersici 4287 chromosome 8, whole genome shotgun sequence genomic region harbors:
- a CDS encoding ubiquitin-protein ligase E3 C (At least one base has a quality score < 10) produces MFSTFTGNSRRPRNVNLSGTTGNPFTNTSWSPSAVSNTTKTVSNAQAEREKRQADRAKLKAAGKIQRIWRGYKTRAELKESQRNAFDALYKSGPRQNPCERLPKAFGLLLSFFSLRRDDDIQRAICYAHDTESVDLEAIAPSNVHPSRVGCLVQLLLQALDRSLSIGDLSGDTHLLFKLVLRIVTKYPELVIPAIDSYYTVVAKLCQFQNLSGQWQDVMLQAISRPLEAASHEGTSQVYRAYAFSFLAKNNLYFFEENISTLSNAVRLSDLSKAIVTGLSSPSSEKHFQDAQLWQLAHFIDLSRFNANNSSGSGVLETLYTQLSSLSSTISVRLLAKSTDGDENSSEEPLVPSLDPYITARLMSLVDSNGISQTLHEFSTNLAGSSSQEYQSTSFLAGYILTLLRCFPANSDDIRMRLFLEEIPTTSGDVPTIKFLWHIMSETAVFEKLRTESEAPLNVLRRYLGVTSETSNSLEEEQDWRIALLFLELYIFILRLSDDEDFFSGIDPRIMEQNQSISRIRSCSLSLEDVKMLTSFLKNTAFTLHYRAQDLSKSADGLEAASRYRIDTYFGSGQSSAMISEEPSSPTKSPTRLDIDSLRNIVTTAMKMLYERDSRKQFLPTDHWLMTSKLDQSDFISAVIAEEKRQIDENSDGSDVEGSEHGDGPGLYSTIVGQRLSRHARLEKLKAQQIRSQRERRLAEMKPKLEILKHMPFAVPFETRVQIFRHFIQLDRQQRGDNSQSFFAGPYAKHHAQISRNSLFDDAYKQFYEIGEGLKDPIQITFVDQFGTAEAGIDGGGVTKEFLISVTTEAFGAEGGRGMFTSNEKGLLFPDPTALDVIREELRHAGMTEADSTFRDMISDLLKRYEFLGRIVGKCMYEGILVDLAFAGFFLLKWTSTGPNDENTYKGSVNDLRDMDEDLYRGMLRLKNYPGDVSELGIDFTIEDQVSDPKNPVKTVTRKLIANGDQIHVTNDNRLLYISYVARHRLVVQPAPQTSAFLRGLRSIIRPSWLSMFNQSELQRLVGGDSSEIDIEDLRNHTIYSGLYQIGDDGEEHETIKLFWKVMRSFTDDQRRAVLKYVSSTPRAPLLGFSQLRPLFSIRDGGTDEERLPSTSTCVNLLKLPRYTSEATLREKLLYAVQSGAGFDLS; encoded by the exons ATGTTCTCGACATTCACGGGCAACTCGAGACGCCCTCGAAATGTCAACCTTAGCGGCACCACCGGAAATCCCTTCACCAATACTTCGTGGTCACCATCTGCTGTCTCGAACACAACAAAGACTGTTTCAAATGCACAGGCCGAGCGTGAGAAACGACAAGCTGATCGGGCAAAACTAAAGGCGGCCGGCAAGATACAGAGAATATGGAGAGGCTATAAAACAAGAGCAGAGCTGAAGGAGTCTCAGAGGAACGCCTTTGATGCTCTGTATAAATCAGGGCCTCGTCAGAATCCTTGTGAGAGGCTTCCTAAAGCATTCGGGCTGCTTCTGTCTTTCTTCAGCCTGCGACGAGATGACGACATACAGCGAGCTATTTGTTATGCACATGATACCGAGTCTGTGGATCTCGAAGCAATTGCTCCTTCAAATGTTCACCCATCACGAGTAGGATGCCTTGTTCAACTGCTTTTACAGGCCTTGGACAGGTCTTTATCAATAGG AGATCTTTCTGGTGATACCCATCTTCTTTTTAAGCTCGTTCTTCGCATCGTTACGAAGTACCCCGAGTTGGTCATTCCCGCAATCGACAGTTACTATACAGTAGTCGCCAAGTTATGTCAGTTTCAGAACCTCAGTGGGCAGTGGCAAGATGTTATGCTTCAAGCCATTTCTAGGCCACTCGAGGCAGCATCTCACGAAG GGACATCACAAGTTTATCGTGCATACgccttctctttcttggccAAGAATAATTTGTACTTCTTTGAAGAAAATATCTCCACTCTATCCAACGCAGTCAGACTTTCCGATCTTTCAAAGGCGATAGTCACAGGACTGTCCTCTCCATCGAGCGAGAAACACTTTCAGGATGCTCAACTCTGGCAGCTCGCCCACTTCATCGATTTGAGTCGCTTTAacgccaacaacagcagcggCTCGGGTGTTTTGGAAACGCTTTACACTCAATTATCTAGTCTTTCTTCTACCATCAGTGTCCGGTTGTTGGCAAAGTCGACGGATGGCGACGAGAATAGCTCTGAAGAACCTCTCGTGCCATCACTAGATCCTTATATCACTGCTAGACTCATGTCCCTAGTGGATAGCAATGGCATTTCGCAAACGTTACACGAATTCTCAACCAACCTGGCAGGATCCTCTTCGCAAGAATATCAGAGCACGAGTTTTTTGGCTGGGTATATCTTGACCCTGCTCCGATGCTTCCCTGCAAACAGCGACGACATACGCATGCGCCTCTTCCTTGAAGAAATTCCTACGACCTCAGGTGATGTCCCAACGATAAAGTTTCTCTGGCACATTATGAGTGAAACGGCGGTCTTCGAGAAGTTGAGGACTGAGTCAGAAGCCCCGCTCAACGTCCTCCGCAGGTATCTGGGTGTCACATCAGAGACTTCAAATTCCCTAGAAGAGGAACAGGATTGGCGGATTGCCCTCTTGTTCCTTGAACTGTACATCTTCATTCTTCGTTTGAGCGATGACGAGGATTTTTTCAGCGGTATTGACCCACGGATTATGGAGCAAAACCAATCAATATCCCGCATTCGATCTTGCAGCCTGTCTTTGGAGGATGTCAAAATGCTGACGAGCTTTCTGAAGAATACTGCATTTACTCTTCACTATAGAGCTCAAGACCTCTCCAAATCTGCTGATGGTCTCGAGGCAGCCTCCAGATATCGTATTGACACCTATTTTGGTTCCGGACAATCTTCAGCAATGATATCAGAGGAACCTTCGTCACCCACAAAGAGTCCGACGAGGCTTGATATTGACAGCCTACGAAACATTGTTACAACAGCTATGAAAATGCTGTATGAAAGAGATTCGAGGAAGCAATTCTTACCCACAGACCATTGGCTCATGACCTCAAAACTAGACCAGTCAGACTTTATCAGTGCCGTTATTGCAGAGGAAAAGCGACAGATCGATGAAAATTCTGATGGCAGCGATGTCGAGGGTAGTGAACATGGGGATGGTCCAGGTCTTTACTCAACCATCGTTGGCCAGCGACTGTCACGACATGCGAGACTCGAGAAACTAAAAGCTCAGCAGATTCGAAGTCAAAGGGAGCGTCGACTAGCGGAGATGAAGCCCAAGCTGGAGATTCTAAAGCATATGCCGTTTGCAGTTCCTTTCGAAACTCGTGTTCAAATCTTTCGCCACTTTATCCAACTTGACCGACAGCAACGAGGGGATAACAGCCAGTCTTTTTTTGCCGGTCCGTATGCGAAGCATCATGCACAGATTTCACGTAACAGTCTCTTTGACGATGCATATAAGCAATTCTACGAGATAGGGGAAGGTCTGAAGGATCCTATCCAGATCACATTTGTTGATCAGTTCGGTACCGCTGAGGCTGGTATCGATGGAGGAGGTGTCACCAAAGAGTTCCTTATCAGCGTAACGACAGAAGCGTTCGGTGCTGAAGGTGGTAGAGGCATGTTCACTTCGAACGAAAAGGGACTTCTGTTCCCTGATCCCACAGCCCTCGATGTTATTCGGGAAGAATTGCGCCATGCCGGAATGACAGAAGCCGACAGCACATTCCGAGATATGATATCAGATTTACTCAAGCGATATGAATTTCTCGGCAGGATCGTGGGCAAATGCATGTATGAGGGCATTCTCGTTGACCTAGCTTTTGCTGGCTTTTTTCTCCTCAAGTGGACATCGACAGGGCCCAATGATGAGAATACTTATAAAGGTAGCGTGAACGATCTTCGAGACATGGATGAGGATCTCTATAGAGGCATGCTGCGACTCAAGAATTATCCTGGGGATGTTTCTGAACTGGGAATCGACTTCACCATCGAGGACCAGGTTTCAGACCCTAAAAATCCAGTGAAGACTGTCACCAGAAAGCTTATAGCCAATGGCGATCAGATCCACGTTACGAACGACAACCGACTCTTGTACATCTCGTATGTCGCTCGGCACCGTTTGGTCGTTCAACCAGCACCACAgacctcagccttcttgcGCGGTCTGAGGTCTATTATCCGCCCGTCGTGGCTGTCTATGTTTAATCAGTCGGAGCTGCAGCGTCTTGTCGGCGGCGACTCATCCGAGATCGATATCGAAGACCTCCGGAATCATACCATCTATAGCGGCTTATACCAAATTGGCGATGACGGTGAAGAGCATGAAACAATTAAGTTGTTCTGGAAAGTCATGCGTAGCTTCACAGATGATCAACGCCGTGCCGTTCTCAAATACGTCAGCTCGACACCCCGAGCCCCTTTGTTAGGCTTCTCACAACTGAGACCATTGTTCAGCATTCGAGATGGAGGAACGGACGAGGAGAGACTACCCAGTACTAGCACATGTGTTAACCTACTCAAATTACCAAGATACACATCAGAGGCGACGCTTCGCGAGAAGTTACTTTATGCTGTACAGTCAGGGGCAGGTTTCGACTTAAGTTAA
- a CDS encoding hypothetical protein (At least one base has a quality score < 10), with protein MHYILPLLASIVAVYANCPNYEQFARERHEPFSSGRHAFPFQRPGKDCRTYSVPAVEKVIYDEMDQAIGDPDLYRLFLNTWPNTLDTTVKWQGTSADNSDEELAFITTGDINALWLRDSANQLQSYKSILSSNRGSPSDENDIASLFRGAINLQARYITKSPFCNAFHPPPEAKLRRVKRSLQPRDTVSPKYDPDFVFECKYELDSLAAFLQLSWDYYDETEDGEFFGKFGWVEAVKAILRVAKHMQEGTYDEQGRVRKPAYTWLRNSDSASETVSNHGHGAPVKGHIGLVRSFFRPSDDACIYQYFIPANMMFSRYLTACAKIMRPLDEKVAKEMEALAFDIEVGVNKHAIIQHPIFGEMYAYEIDGFGSHSLMDDANIPSLLSIPHLGYKPASQHVYDNTRAFVLSSYNPYYARGPVLNATGGPHLGPGMAWPMGLIVQLLTSDDDEEIVDGIRQLMNSTSGLGLIHETVNSHNEKHWTRSWFSWANGLFGQMIMDLYKRKPTLIARSYQGVDDK; from the exons ATGCACTATATACTCCCTCTTCTGGCCAGCATCGTAGCCGTATATGCCAATTGCCCGAACTACGAACAATTCGCCCGTGAACGACACGAACCTTTCTCGTCAGGGCGCCATGCGTTTCCTTTTCAGCGTCCAGGCAAGGATTGCCGCACATATTCAGTGCCAGCGGTTGAAAAGGTGATCTACGACGAGATGGATCAAGCGATTGGTGACCCAGATTTGTATCGTTTGTTTCTGAACACATGGCCTAATACACTCGACACAACTGTGAAATGGCAGGGCACTTCTGCTGATAACTCTGATGAAGAG CTGGCCTTTATTACCACAGGTGATATAAACGCCCTTTGGCTGAGGGATAGTGCAAATCAGCTCCAATCATACAAGTCAATCCTTTCCTCCAACCGAGGCTCCCCGTCCGACGAGAACGACATCGCCTCTCTCTTCCGTGGAGCCATAAACCTCCAAGCCCGATATATAACCAAATCTCCCTTCTGCAATGCCTTCCATCCTCCACCCGAAGCTAAGCTCCGCCGTGTGAAGCGATCTCTCCAACCTCGAGACACCGTCAGTCCGAAATATGACCCCGATTTCGTCTTCGAGTGCAAATATGAGCTTGATTCTCTTGCAGCGTTTCTTCAGTTATCATGGGACTACTACGACGAAACTGAGGATGGCGAATTCTTTGGCAAGTTCGGCTGGGTCGAAGCCGTCAAGGCAATCTTAAGGGTCGCGAAGCATATGCAAGAAGGGACATACGATGAGCAGGGCAGAGTGCGGAAACCTGCATATACATGGCTGCGAAATTCTGACAGTGCCTCAGAGACTGTGTCTAACCATGGTCACGGCGCGCCTGTCAAGGGTCATATTGGCCTCGTGCGCAGTTTCTTTCGACCATCCGACGACGCATGCATCTATCAGTACTTCATCCCTGCCAATATGATGTTTTCACGCTACCTCACCGCATGCGCAAAGATAATGAGGCCTTTGGATGAGAAGGTGGCCAAGGAGATGGAGGCGCTGGCGTTTGATATCGAAGTTGGGGTTAACAAACATGCTATCATCCAGCACCCTATTTTCGGAGAGATGTATGCTTATGAGATTGATGGCTTTGGATCCCATAGTCTCATGGACGACGCCAATATTCCTTCCCTCTTGAGCATTCCGCACTTAGGCTACAAACCAGCCTCGCAGCACGTATACGATAACACACGCGCTTTTGTGCTAAGCTCATATAACCCGTACTACGCCCGAGGACCTGTTCTGAATGCTACAGGTGGCCCTCATCTTGGTCCAGGCATGGCGTGGCCTATGGGGCTCATTGTCCAGCTTTTGACGagtgacgatgacgaggagattGTGGATGGCATTCGACAGTTGATGAACTCAACGAGTGGGCTTGGCCTCATTCACGAGACAGTCAATAGCCACAACGAGAAGCATTGGACAAGGTCGTG GTTCTCGTGGGCCAATGGCTTGTTTGGACAGATGATTATGGACTTGTATAAACGGAAACCAACATTGATAGCCAGGAGCTACCAGGGTGTTGACGACAAATGA
- a CDS encoding electron-transferring-flavoprotein dehydrogenase (At least one base has a quality score < 10), with translation MSAPRPVSRCVQRSSRVLSRSQFRPARSNLSIATISARSSITRRTSTTVWSGAKVPMASRAFSTTSRLRDDDQDFDPASVERESDEVDVCIVGAGPAGLSAAIRLKQLANEAGNEDFRVLVLEKAGDLGAHILSGAVIQPTSINELIPDWLDENNPNRFEHATPAGTDRMRFLTKNSAIPIPAPPQMTNHGNYIVSLNQFVKWLGERAEEIGVEVYPGFAASEVVYASDGSVKGVATNDLGVGRDGKPKETFERGMEFHARVTMFGEGCHGSLSKQVINKFDLRRDSQHQTYGLGVKEVWEIDPAKFEKGLVVHSMGYPLPKDVYGGSFMYHFGENLVQIGLVVSLDYSNPWMSPYQEFQKLKRHPLFRDVLEGGKCISYGARALIEGGFQSIPKVAFPGGALIGDSAGFVNVPKVKGTHNAMKSGMLAAEAAWTAISEKTDEGTVFLYDYENKLRDSPIWKELKEVRNMRPSFHTPLGLYGGIMYSGLEAYVFKGRVPWTLKHKTPDHAATLPADKVPKIEYEKPDGKLTFDILTSVSRTGTNHEEDQPIHLQVKDWDAHTESTYPPFKGLENRFCPAGVYEYVEDESKPHGVRFQINAQNCIHCKTCDIKAPHQDINWQVPQGGEGPKYYMT, from the exons ATGTCCGCCCCACGACCAGTTTCGCGATGCGTCCAGCGAAGTTCGAGGGTGCTTTCTCGCTCCCAATTTCGTCCCGCCAGATCTAACCTCTCTATCGCCACAATCTCAGCCAGATCTTCTATTACAAGAAGGACATCTACGACAGTATGGTCTGGCGCAAAAGTTCCAATGGCTTCTCGTGCCTTTAGCACTACCTCTCGACTTCGAGATGATGACCAAGATTTCGACCCCGCGAGCGTTGAGCGAGAGTCCGACGAGGTTGATGTCTGTATTGTAGGAGCTGGTCCTGCTGGACTCAGCGCCGCTATTCGTCTCAAGCAGCTTGCTAATGAAGCTGGAAACGAGGATTTTCGGGTACTTGTCCTGGAAAAGGCTGGCGACCTCGGCGCTCACATCCTCTCTGGAGCTGTGATCCAGCCCACCTCCATCAACGAACTTATCCCTGACTGGCTCGACGAGAACAATCCTAATCGTTTCGAACATGCCACCCCTGCTGGCACCGACCGTATGCGATTCCTCACCAAGAACTCTGCTATACCCATTCCAGCGCCTCCTCAGATGACCAACCATGGAAACTACATTGTTAGCTTGAACCAATTCGTAAAATGGCTTGGAGAGCGGGCTGAGGagattggtgttgaggtttACCCCGGATTCGCTGCCTCTGAGGTCGTTTATGCTTCAGATGGTTCAGTTAAGGGTGTCGCCACCAACGACCTAGGGGTTGGCCGTGATGGCAAGCCCAAGGAAACGTTTGAGCGAGGCATGGAGTTCCATGCGAGAGTGACCATGTTTGGCGAGGGATGCCACGGAAGCCTGAGCAAACAGGTTATCAACAAATTTGATCTGCGTAGGGACAGCCAGCATCAGACTTACGGTCTTGGTGTCAAAGAGGTTTGGGAGATTGATCCTGCCAAGTTTGAAAAGGGTTTAGTTGTGCATTCAATGGGTTACCCGCTACCCAAAGATGTGTACGGCGGCTCTTTCATGTACCACTTTGGCGAGAATCTTGTTCAGATTGGTCTCGTCGTCTCGCTTGATTACTCGAACCCTTGGATGTCTCCTTACCAGGAGTTCCAGAAGCTGAAGCGGCATCCCTTATTCCGTGATGTCCTTGAGGGCGGCAAGTGCATCTCGTACGGTGCTCGAGCTCTTATTGAGGGTGGCTTCCAGTCTATTCCCAAGGTCGCTTTCCCAGGTGGTGCGCTCATTGGTGACTCGGCTGGCTTTGTCAACGTTCCGAAGGTAAAAGGCACTCACAATGCCATGAAGTCAGGCATGCTTGCCGCCGAGGCGGCATGGACTGCTATTAGTGAAAAGACCGATGAAGGCACAGTATTCTTGTACGACTATGAGAACAAGTTGAGAGATTCTCCCATCTGGAAGGAACTCAAGGAGGTGCGCAACATGCGACCATCTTTCCACACTCCTCTCGGTCTTTATGGCGGTATCATGTACTCTGGTCTCGAGGCTTATGTCTTCAAGGGTCGCGTTCCTTGGACACTTAAGCATAAGACTCCCGACCACGCTGCTACCCTTCCTGCCGATAAGGTCCCCAAGATCGAGTACGAGAAGCCTGACGGCAAGCTCACCTTTGATATCTTGACGAGTGTCTCCCGAACAGGAACCAATCATGAGGAGGACCAACCGATTCATTTACAAGTCAAGGACTGGGACGCTCATACTGAGTCAACATACCCTCCTTTCAAGGGTCTGGAGAACCGATTTTGCCCAGCTGGCGTTTACGAGTATGTTGAGGACGAGTCAAAGCCTCACGGCGTGCGTTTCCAGATTAACGCGCAGAA CTGCATCCATTGCAAGACGTGTGATATCAAGGCTCCTCACCAGGACATCAACTGGCAGGTGCCCCAAGGAGGTGAAGGTCCTAAATACTACATGACCTAA
- a CDS encoding hypothetical protein (At least one base has a quality score < 10): MDENDAKHRRERSRKAAKAGTETHRRAEPALTWTGLTQAGYCDGISTQSGGDNSVTAPIHGDSQACGPRIRTGIMGRGASPTSRAGVVGYFLGFLLIQTDSSHLSSASDSDCSRSLAHQDRLCCPNRTMLRPVKPFARPPWDFFLPTQPNHRLLPNHQHDGTLKHALPPSLTVLFNPRALLHYASSP; encoded by the exons ATGGACGAAAACGATGCCAAACACCGACGGGAACGATCACGAAAAGCAGCAAAGGCGGGCACCGAGACCCATCGACGAGCAGAGCCTGCCTTGACCTGGACTGGCTTGACTCAAGCCGGATACTGCGACGGCATCAGCACGCAATCCGGCGGCGACAACAGCGTCACAGCGCCTATCCATGGAGACTCGCAGGCCTGTGGACCTCGGATACGAACTGGAATTATGGGCCGGGGGGCTAGTCCGACTAGTCGTGCTGGCGTGGTTGGTTACTTTTTAGGCTTTCTGCTCATTCAGACTGACTCCTCCCACCTCTCATCAGCGTCTGACTCTGATTGCTCTCGCTCGTTGGCGCACCAAGATCGCCTCTGTTGCCCCAATCGCA CCATGCTCCGCCCTGTCAAACCCTTTGCTCGCCCCCCGTGGGACTTTTTTCttccaacccaacccaaccaCCGACTCTTGCCTAACCACCAACACGATGGGACCCTGAAACACGCTCTGCCCCCTTCACTGACTGTTTTGTTCAACCCACGCGCCCTCCTTCACTACGCGTCGTCACCTTAG
- a CDS encoding hypothetical protein (At least one base has a quality score < 10): MDENDAKHRRERSRKAAKAGTETHRRAEPALTWTGLTQAGYCDGISTQSGGDNSVTAPIHGDSQACGPRIRTGIMGRGASPTSRAGVVGYFLGFLLIQTDSSHLSSASDSDCSRSLAHQDRLCCPNRSRPCSALSNPLLAPRGTFFFQPNPTTDSCLTTNTMGP, encoded by the exons ATGGACGAAAACGATGCCAAACACCGACGGGAACGATCACGAAAAGCAGCAAAGGCGGGCACCGAGACCCATCGACGAGCAGAGCCTGCCTTGACCTGGACTGGCTTGACTCAAGCCGGATACTGCGACGGCATCAGCACGCAATCCGGCGGCGACAACAGCGTCACAGCGCCTATCCATGGAGACTCGCAGGCCTGTGGACCTCGGATACGAACTGGAATTATGGGCCGGGGGGCTAGTCCGACTAGTCGTGCTGGCGTGGTTGGTTACTTTTTAGGCTTTCTGCTCATTCAGACTGACTCCTCCCACCTCTCATCAGCGTCTGACTCTGATTGCTCTCGCTCGTTGGCGCACCAAGATCGCCTCTGTTGCCCCAATCGCAGTCGC CCATGCTCCGCCCTGTCAAACCCTTTGCTCGCCCCCCGTGGGACTTTTTTCttccaacccaacccaaccaCCGACTCTTGCCTAACCACCAACACGATGGGACCCTGA
- a CDS encoding hypothetical protein (At least one base has a quality score < 10) codes for MDENDAKHRRERSRKAAKAGTETHRRAEPALTWTGLTQAGYCDGISTQSGGDNSVTAPIHGDSQACGPRIRTGIMGRGASPTSRAGVVGYFLGFLLIQTDSSHLSSASDSDCSRSLAHQDRLCCPNRSRVSPSLLIGAGTTNSGSSHAPPCQTLCSPPVGLFSSNPTQPPTLA; via the coding sequence ATGGACGAAAACGATGCCAAACACCGACGGGAACGATCACGAAAAGCAGCAAAGGCGGGCACCGAGACCCATCGACGAGCAGAGCCTGCCTTGACCTGGACTGGCTTGACTCAAGCCGGATACTGCGACGGCATCAGCACGCAATCCGGCGGCGACAACAGCGTCACAGCGCCTATCCATGGAGACTCGCAGGCCTGTGGACCTCGGATACGAACTGGAATTATGGGCCGGGGGGCTAGTCCGACTAGTCGTGCTGGCGTGGTTGGTTACTTTTTAGGCTTTCTGCTCATTCAGACTGACTCCTCCCACCTCTCATCAGCGTCTGACTCTGATTGCTCTCGCTCGTTGGCGCACCAAGATCGCCTCTGTTGCCCCAATCGCAGTCGCGTATCCCCATCGCTCCTTATCGGAGCGGGCACCACTAACTCTGGTTCTAGCCATGCTCCGCCCTGTCAAACCCTTTGCTCGCCCCCCGTGGGACTTTTTTCttccaacccaacccaaccaCCGACTCTTGCCTAA
- a CDS encoding TATA-box-binding protein: protein MEGIQTHPSNAAQAKAFTAPGSLSFPGATNELTPPPAGTGDAAQRPALNGQQAANGNGVAPATPVATPAATQGPSGITPTLQNIVATVNLDCRLDLKTIALHARNAEYNPKRFAAVIMRIREPKTTALIFASGKMVVTGAKSEDDSKLASRKYARIIQKLGFNAKFTDFKIQNIVGSCDIKFPIRLEGLASRHHNFSSYEPELFPGLIYRMIKPKIVLLIFVSGKIVLTGAKVREEIYQAFEMIYPVLQDFRKV, encoded by the exons ATGGAAGGCATCCAGACACACCCATCGAACGCGGCGCAAGCCAAGGCGTTCACGGCGCCAGGATCGCTATCGTTCCCCGGAGCTACCAACGAGCTGACACCTCCGCCCGCCGGCACCGGTGATGCTGCTCAGCGACCTGCCCTCAATGGCCAGCAGGCGGCAAATGGCAATGGGGTGGCACCCGCAACGCCTGTCGCGACGCCTGCTGCTACTCAAGGACCTAGTGGAATTACTCCCACTCTACA GAACATCGTGGCTACAGTGAACTTGGACTGCCGCTTGGACCTCAAGACTATTGCTCTGCACGCTCGTAACGCAGAGTACAACCCTAAG CGTTTCGCCGCTGTCATCATGCGAATCCGCGAGCCCAAGACCACCGCTCTGATCTTCGCTTCCGGCAAGATGGTCGTCACTGGTGCTAAGTCTGAAGACGATTCGAAGCTCGCTTCAAGAAAGTACGCTCGTATCATTCAGAAGCTTGGATTCAATGCCAAGTTCACCGACTTCAAGATTCAGAACATTGTCGGCTCTTGCGATATCAAGTTCCCTATCCGACTTGAGGGTTTGGCATCTCGCCATCACAATTTCAGTTCTTATGAACCCGAGTTGTTCCCCGGTCTCATCTACCGCATGATCAAACCCAAGATCGTgcttctcatcttcgtcaGTGGCAAGATCGTCTTGACTGGTGCCAAGGTCCGCGAGGAAATCTACCAGGCCTTCGAGATGATCTACCCTGTGCTGCAAG ATTTCCGCAAAGTCTAA
- a CDS encoding phosphoribosylglycinamide formyltransferase, whose translation MSNPDQSPCRILVMASGFGSNFQALIDAISTGSLPNSRIISLIVNRRNAHATVRAEKAGIPWQYFNLISHGFLEKGETDEQKVTEGRRKYDAALAEKILSADEKPELIVLAGWMHVFSTAFLDPIQKAGLNVINLHPALPGEFDGANAIERAYDEFKAGRLTRSGIMAHYVIAEVDRGTPILVKEIEWKGEDLEQYKEKVHSHEHELIVNATAKVAQETVKNRRS comes from the exons ATGTCGAACCCGGACCAATCACCATGCAGAATTCTAGTAATGGCCTCTGGTTTTGGCTCTAACTTCCAGGCTCTCATTGATGCGATATCTACCGGTTCACTCCCAAATAGTCGTATCATTTCTCTCATTGTGAACCGACGGAATGCACACGCAACTGTCCGAGCCGAGAAAGCTG GCATTCCTTGGCAATACTTTAACTTGATCTCTCACGGATTCTTGGAAAAGGGAGAAACCGACGAGCAGAAAGTGACTGAAGGTCGTCGGAAATATGACGCTGCGTTGGCCGAAAAGATTCTCTCAGCCGACGAGAAGCCTGAGCTTATTGTTCTCGCTGGTTGGATGCACGTCTTCTCAACTGCTTTCCTGGACCCTATCCAGAAAGCTGGTCTGAACGTCATTAACTTGCACCC TGCTCTACCAGGAGAGTTTGACGGAGCCAATGCGATCGAGCGAGCTTATGATGAGTTCAAGGCTGGTCGACTAACACGCTCAGGCATCATGGCCCACTACGTGATCGCTGAAGTAGACAGGGGTACTCCTATCCTGGTCAAGGAAATTGAGTGGAAGGGAGAGGACCTAGAACAGTATAAGGAGAAGGTACACTCTCATGAGCACGAGTTGATCGTCAATGCGACTGCAAAGGTGGCACAGGAGACAGTCAAGAACAGAAGGTCATAA